A window from Acidobacteriota bacterium encodes these proteins:
- a CDS encoding low temperature requirement protein A produces MSDRSVLINPITARGVDESHRAATPLELFYDLIYVVAIASLAAQLHHTVSDWHHVGHASLMYLFIFWCIWWPWNTYTWFASGYDTDDAQFRLASFAQMVGVIVIAVGVEPAFKEENFLVMMIGYVIMRIPYILLWFKVARDDAQARPIALRYAVGVFLVQVGWSLAVLFFKNWYLFGLLLLLEMLVPFLAETSVDRGQNTKYHFHHIEERLGLLTIIVLGESILASVYAFRKVVEHYTPDLAMLVVGTLMILFSMWWLYFDDKVGQELASERKAFVWGYGHYFVYASATAVGALISVNVDVLTDHAKIDPSRAVLGLSLVIAAYLVSIWLCHDLLLEKKGLKGIELLVLAVLVVVLAATTGSVLLIGLAFVSLNAARLVRRHREYASGRRTAR; encoded by the coding sequence ATGAGCGACAGATCGGTCCTCATCAATCCCATCACCGCCCGCGGGGTCGACGAGAGCCATCGCGCCGCGACCCCCCTCGAGCTGTTCTACGACCTGATCTACGTGGTCGCGATCGCGAGCCTCGCGGCCCAGCTACACCACACCGTTTCGGATTGGCACCACGTCGGCCACGCCTCCCTGATGTATCTGTTCATCTTCTGGTGTATCTGGTGGCCGTGGAACACCTACACCTGGTTCGCTTCGGGATACGACACGGACGACGCCCAGTTTCGCTTGGCCTCCTTTGCGCAGATGGTCGGCGTGATCGTCATCGCGGTAGGTGTCGAGCCGGCCTTCAAGGAGGAGAACTTCCTGGTCATGATGATCGGCTACGTCATCATGCGCATCCCGTACATCTTGTTGTGGTTCAAGGTCGCCCGCGATGACGCACAGGCGCGGCCCATCGCTCTGCGCTACGCGGTCGGTGTTTTCCTCGTGCAGGTCGGATGGTCGCTGGCGGTTCTTTTCTTCAAGAACTGGTACCTCTTCGGGCTGCTGCTACTCCTTGAAATGCTGGTCCCGTTTCTGGCCGAAACGTCGGTCGACCGGGGGCAGAACACGAAATACCATTTCCACCACATCGAAGAGCGTCTCGGCCTGCTCACGATCATCGTTCTCGGAGAATCGATCCTGGCCTCGGTCTATGCCTTCCGGAAGGTCGTCGAGCACTACACTCCCGACCTGGCGATGCTCGTGGTGGGTACGTTGATGATTCTGTTCTCGATGTGGTGGTTGTACTTTGACGACAAGGTCGGGCAAGAGCTCGCGAGCGAGCGGAAGGCGTTTGTCTGGGGCTACGGCCACTATTTCGTGTACGCGTCCGCCACCGCCGTCGGGGCGCTCATCAGCGTCAACGTCGACGTTCTGACCGACCACGCCAAGATCGACCCCAGCCGCGCAGTGCTCGGCTTGTCACTGGTGATCGCCGCCTATCTCGTCTCCATTTGGTTGTGTCACGATCTCCTGCTCGAGAAGAAGGGGCTCAAGGGGATCGAACTCCTGGTGCTCGCCGTATTGGTCGTCGTTCTGGCGGCCACAACGGGGAGCGTCTTGCTCATTGGACTTGCCTTCGTCTCGCTGAATGCGGCCCGCCTCGTGCGTCGGCACCGGGAGTACGCATCGGGTCGACGGACGGCGCGATAG
- the yvcK gene encoding uridine diphosphate-N-acetylglucosamine-binding protein YvcK, with amino-acid sequence MAEGSTAGEGRGPSLVAVGGGSGLAVLLRGLKARVDPTDPAAPRLTAVVTVTDDGGSSGRLRRQFGVLPPGDIRNCIAALADDEDLLARLFQYRFPNGAGLTGHSFGNLFLTALTGITGDFYQAILTAESVLSVRGRILPATQEDVRLRARGTSGRVYEGESAIGTSGEPMEAVVLDPPAPPAFPPAAEALRNADLILLGPGSLYTSILPNLLIPGVRSAIRGSSARVILLLNLMTQPGETDGFDGIGHLQAIQNLAGESLVDTVLANAAPPPEQLVRNYADSGSTPVTVDRAAFESVGVDVIEEDLLAEGDLIRHDPARLARVVAGLVPKAS; translated from the coding sequence TTGGCTGAGGGCAGCACCGCCGGGGAGGGGCGGGGGCCTTCGCTAGTCGCCGTCGGCGGCGGCTCCGGCCTCGCCGTGCTGCTGCGTGGCCTGAAAGCCCGCGTTGACCCGACGGATCCGGCCGCGCCGCGGCTGACGGCGGTGGTGACGGTGACCGACGACGGCGGCTCGTCCGGCCGCCTGCGGCGCCAATTCGGCGTGCTGCCGCCGGGCGACATCCGCAACTGCATCGCCGCCCTGGCGGATGACGAAGACCTGCTCGCCCGTTTGTTCCAGTACCGCTTCCCGAACGGCGCCGGTCTGACCGGCCATTCCTTTGGCAATCTGTTCCTCACCGCCCTGACCGGCATCACCGGTGACTTCTACCAGGCGATCCTGACCGCCGAGTCGGTCCTTTCGGTGCGCGGGCGGATTCTACCGGCCACCCAAGAGGACGTTCGCCTGCGCGCCCGGGGCACCTCCGGCCGGGTGTATGAAGGCGAATCCGCTATCGGCACCTCCGGCGAGCCGATGGAGGCGGTGGTGCTCGACCCGCCGGCGCCGCCGGCCTTCCCGCCCGCCGCCGAGGCCCTGCGCAACGCCGACCTGATCCTCCTGGGGCCCGGCTCCCTCTACACCTCGATCCTGCCGAACCTACTGATCCCCGGTGTTCGCTCCGCCATCCGCGGCAGTTCGGCCCGGGTGATTCTGCTGTTGAACTTGATGACCCAGCCAGGCGAGACGGACGGCTTCGACGGCATCGGCCACCTGCAAGCGATCCAGAACCTGGCCGGCGAATCGCTGGTCGACACGGTGCTGGCGAACGCCGCTCCCCCGCCGGAGCAACTGGTGCGCAACTATGCCGACAGCGGATCCACCCCGGTGACCGTCGACCGCGCGGCCTTCGAGAGCGTCGGAGTCGATGTGATCGAAGAAGACCTGCTGGCGGAAGGCGATTTGATCCGTCATGATCCGGCACGACTCGCCCGGGTGGTCGCCGGCCTGGTCCCGAAAGCCTCATGA
- a CDS encoding sulfatase, which produces MARPSTATALRRRPARTLARRAALAASFLLILLATAGCTREPGPPFIRLTEHVEREAAEPRVIATGQTVAAEPWVQQVDLSAVRVDRLQVRGRGTSEIVKLGWKLSNEAATTKYRALSFPVIGDGEEHVYEIDLRREPYWAGHVHRLIWSVEEGEFEIVEATALASADGERTSALGGISLPVLPGSEEITLLLPAEIPHPSVFETRIGLLPRFNRPEFTGHFRAVAEDGTVWLDETLSGGGVEGWKTLRRPVRTTPGMRLTLETRVTRGERSLPSGTALWGAPALVRDGRDAGPNLIVLVIDTLRADFLGAYGDDMNLSPRLDALAEESVVLDDLVAPSPWTLPSTASLLTGFQPQTHGAGRKLGSFAPTALNDALTTLAEVLRREGLRTVGIYNNIYLNPSFGFDRGFDEYAWISEEDVKIVDHALERLEELQDQRFFLFLHLFGPHHPYTPRADDCQAIARPFAPDYAGEIDCEYTRPPFPDWRDRRWIEGLYRAEITTTDRQVGRFLDRLETLGLDENTVLILTSDHGETFWERAERFQTHGYEDQDHGNMHYRELVRVPGLVRAPNLEPRRIADPVELADLFPTALSLVGIDSPRTQGMDLSPVLHGERAPRRTLISDRILYGPQRWSVRRGPWKLIVPEDDDLPQELYNLAEDPAESRDLAAERPDIAADLLAFGEREIAEREELRRELRAGEDVLDSAYLEWNHITKLKALGYLQ; this is translated from the coding sequence ATGGCACGTCCCTCCACCGCGACGGCGCTCCGGCGGCGCCCGGCGCGAACCCTCGCCCGGCGCGCTGCCTTGGCCGCCTCTTTCCTCCTCATCCTGCTCGCCACCGCCGGCTGCACGCGAGAACCGGGACCGCCCTTCATCCGCCTGACGGAGCATGTCGAGCGCGAGGCGGCCGAACCGCGGGTGATCGCCACCGGTCAGACGGTGGCGGCGGAGCCCTGGGTGCAGCAGGTGGACCTATCGGCGGTGCGGGTGGACCGCCTCCAGGTGCGAGGCCGCGGCACTTCGGAAATCGTCAAGCTCGGCTGGAAGCTGTCGAACGAGGCGGCGACCACGAAATACCGCGCCCTCTCCTTTCCGGTGATCGGCGATGGCGAAGAGCACGTCTACGAGATCGACCTGCGGCGCGAGCCCTACTGGGCCGGTCATGTGCACCGCCTGATCTGGTCGGTGGAAGAGGGCGAGTTCGAGATCGTCGAGGCCACCGCCCTCGCCTCCGCCGACGGCGAACGCACCTCCGCCCTGGGCGGCATCTCCCTGCCGGTGCTGCCGGGCAGTGAGGAGATCACCCTGCTGCTGCCGGCGGAAATCCCGCACCCGAGCGTGTTCGAAACCCGCATCGGCCTGCTGCCGCGCTTCAACCGGCCGGAGTTCACCGGCCATTTCCGGGCGGTGGCGGAGGACGGCACGGTGTGGCTCGACGAGACTCTCTCCGGCGGCGGGGTCGAGGGCTGGAAAACCCTGCGCCGGCCGGTGAGAACGACACCGGGGATGCGACTGACCTTGGAGACCCGGGTGACCCGGGGAGAGCGGTCGCTGCCCTCGGGCACCGCTCTGTGGGGCGCCCCGGCGCTGGTGCGGGATGGCCGCGATGCCGGCCCCAACCTGATCGTGCTGGTGATCGACACACTGCGGGCCGACTTTCTCGGTGCCTACGGCGACGACATGAACCTATCGCCTCGCCTCGACGCCCTGGCGGAGGAGTCGGTGGTGCTCGATGATCTGGTGGCCCCCAGCCCCTGGACCCTGCCCAGCACCGCCTCACTGCTCACCGGCTTCCAGCCGCAGACCCACGGCGCCGGGCGCAAGCTCGGCAGCTTTGCGCCCACCGCCCTGAACGACGCCCTGACCACCCTGGCGGAGGTGCTGCGGCGCGAGGGCCTACGCACCGTCGGTATCTATAACAACATCTATTTGAATCCCTCCTTCGGCTTCGACCGCGGCTTCGACGAATACGCCTGGATCAGCGAGGAAGACGTCAAGATCGTCGACCACGCCCTGGAGCGGCTGGAGGAACTCCAGGATCAGCGCTTCTTCCTCTTTCTCCACCTCTTCGGGCCGCACCACCCGTACACCCCACGGGCGGACGACTGTCAGGCCATCGCCCGGCCCTTCGCTCCGGACTATGCGGGCGAGATCGACTGCGAGTACACCCGACCGCCCTTCCCGGACTGGCGCGACCGGCGCTGGATCGAGGGCCTGTACCGAGCTGAGATCACCACCACCGATCGCCAGGTCGGGCGCTTCCTCGACCGCCTCGAAACCCTCGGCCTGGATGAGAACACCGTGCTGATCCTGACCAGCGACCACGGCGAGACCTTCTGGGAGCGGGCCGAGCGCTTCCAGACCCACGGCTACGAGGATCAAGACCACGGCAACATGCACTACCGCGAACTGGTGCGGGTGCCCGGCCTGGTGCGAGCGCCGAACCTCGAGCCGCGGCGCATCGCGGATCCGGTGGAACTGGCGGACCTGTTCCCGACCGCCCTGTCGCTGGTCGGTATCGACAGCCCGCGCACCCAGGGAATGGACCTGTCGCCGGTGCTCCACGGCGAGCGGGCGCCGCGCAGAACCCTGATCAGTGACCGCATCCTCTACGGCCCTCAGCGCTGGAGCGTCCGTCGCGGCCCCTGGAAACTGATCGTGCCCGAGGACGACGACCTCCCCCAAGAGCTCTACAACCTGGCCGAAGATCCCGCCGAGAGCCGCGACCTCGCCGCCGAGCGCCCGGACATCGCCGCCGATCTGCTGGCCTTCGGCGAGCGCGAGATCGCGGAGCGGGAGGAGCTGCGGCGCGAACTGCGCGCCGGCGAAGACGTCCTCGACTCCGCGTATCTCGAGTGGAACCACATCACCAAACTCAAGGCGTTGGGGTATTTGCAGTGA
- a CDS encoding UvrD-helicase domain-containing protein yields the protein MTTAVDLEADLNLQQREAVTHGNGPQLVIAGAGSGKTRVITYRIAWLVRELGVRPGEITAVTFTNKAAAEMRERVESLVDQWPLETFVGTFHRWALIQLRRWGERVGLARNFAILDTSDQLSLMKKALAAEGLSEKSFPPRAVLATVSSAKNRLIDPDDFEDQADSFFARRVAPCYRRYQGLLAQASGVDFDDMLLCSVRLMEQEPDVLARMRSRARFLLVDEYQDTNQAQQRMIELLAGDEPNLTAVGDEDQGIYRWRGAELENILQFERHFAGATIRKLEQNYRSTQTILDASGALVANNEGRRGKELWTEAGEGGKIEVFKAADEQEEARWIVNVLQGMRERLPLSEMAILVRTNAQTRALEEELLRTAIPYVLVGGTRFYERAEIKDLVAYLRVLRNPQDSYSLGRILNQPPRGIGKATQELLQQEAEALGQPLWDVIYHRQTQNLPPRSAKAAERFRGLMVNLREAAADLPLPALLDRLLEETRYMDLFRPEDPDGQARIENIREFLSAAQEFTESRAYGSDEDDLLTPFLDHIALVADLDDWDVERGVSVMTLHSAKGLEFDLVVIGGLEDGLLPHFNAQGTRDDLEEERRLLYVGMTRARQHLYLTSCRRRRIAGRYQDQRESPFLLELPEELLDVSHSPSLFREAGEVYSFFGRSPRDSPQEREWEEPSQEARQVRRGSRVRHPTLGDGTVITLEGEGEHSKLTIYFPKVGKRKLVAKYANLELL from the coding sequence ATGACGACCGCCGTGGACCTCGAGGCCGACCTCAACCTGCAGCAGCGCGAAGCCGTCACCCACGGCAACGGACCGCAGCTCGTGATCGCCGGGGCGGGCTCCGGCAAGACCCGGGTGATCACCTACCGCATCGCCTGGCTGGTGCGCGAGCTGGGCGTGCGACCCGGGGAGATCACCGCCGTCACCTTCACCAACAAGGCGGCGGCGGAAATGCGCGAGCGGGTGGAGTCGTTGGTCGATCAATGGCCGCTCGAAACCTTCGTCGGCACCTTCCACCGCTGGGCTTTGATCCAGCTCCGGCGGTGGGGCGAACGGGTGGGGCTGGCGAGGAATTTCGCCATTCTGGACACCTCGGACCAGCTCTCTCTGATGAAGAAGGCGCTGGCCGCCGAGGGCTTGTCGGAGAAGTCCTTCCCGCCGCGGGCGGTACTCGCGACGGTCAGCAGCGCCAAGAACCGCTTGATCGACCCGGACGACTTCGAAGATCAGGCGGATAGCTTTTTCGCCCGCCGGGTGGCGCCCTGTTACCGGCGCTACCAGGGCCTTCTCGCCCAAGCCTCGGGCGTGGACTTCGACGACATGCTGCTCTGCTCGGTGCGGCTGATGGAGCAGGAGCCGGACGTGCTCGCCCGCATGCGCTCCCGCGCCCGCTTTCTGCTGGTGGACGAATACCAGGACACCAACCAGGCGCAGCAGCGGATGATCGAGCTGCTGGCCGGCGACGAACCGAACCTGACCGCCGTCGGCGACGAAGACCAGGGGATCTACCGCTGGCGCGGCGCGGAACTCGAGAACATTCTGCAATTCGAGCGTCACTTCGCGGGCGCCACCATCCGCAAACTGGAGCAGAACTACCGCTCCACGCAGACCATCCTCGACGCCTCCGGCGCGCTGGTCGCCAACAACGAAGGCCGGCGCGGCAAGGAGCTGTGGACGGAAGCCGGCGAGGGCGGCAAGATCGAGGTATTCAAGGCCGCCGACGAGCAGGAGGAGGCGCGCTGGATCGTCAACGTGCTGCAGGGGATGCGGGAGCGCCTGCCGCTTTCCGAGATGGCGATCCTGGTGCGCACCAACGCCCAGACCCGAGCCCTCGAAGAGGAACTCCTGCGGACGGCCATTCCCTACGTACTGGTCGGCGGCACCCGCTTCTACGAACGGGCGGAAATCAAAGACCTGGTCGCCTACTTGCGGGTGTTGCGCAACCCGCAGGACAGCTACTCCCTGGGGCGCATTCTCAATCAACCGCCGCGCGGCATCGGCAAAGCGACCCAGGAGCTGCTCCAGCAGGAGGCCGAGGCCCTTGGCCAACCGCTGTGGGACGTGATCTACCACCGGCAAACCCAGAATCTGCCGCCGCGCTCCGCCAAGGCAGCGGAGCGCTTCCGCGGTCTGATGGTGAACCTGCGAGAGGCCGCCGCCGACCTTCCGCTGCCGGCCCTCCTCGACCGCCTGCTCGAAGAGACCCGCTACATGGATCTCTTCCGGCCGGAGGATCCGGACGGCCAGGCGCGCATCGAGAACATCCGCGAGTTCCTGTCGGCGGCCCAAGAGTTCACCGAATCCCGGGCCTACGGCTCCGACGAAGACGATCTGCTGACCCCATTCCTCGACCACATCGCCCTGGTGGCGGACCTCGACGACTGGGACGTCGAGCGCGGCGTGTCGGTGATGACCCTGCACAGCGCCAAAGGGCTGGAGTTCGACCTGGTGGTGATCGGCGGCCTGGAGGACGGCCTGCTGCCCCACTTCAACGCTCAAGGCACCCGCGACGATCTCGAAGAGGAGCGGCGCCTGCTCTATGTGGGCATGACCCGGGCGCGCCAGCACCTGTACTTGACGAGCTGCCGCCGCCGCCGCATCGCCGGGCGCTATCAGGACCAGCGCGAGTCGCCCTTCCTGCTGGAACTGCCGGAGGAGCTACTGGACGTGAGCCACAGCCCCAGCCTGTTCCGCGAGGCCGGCGAGGTCTACTCCTTCTTCGGCCGCAGCCCGCGGGACAGCCCCCAGGAACGCGAATGGGAAGAGCCGTCGCAGGAGGCGCGGCAGGTGCGCCGCGGCAGCCGGGTACGTCATCCGACCCTGGGGGACGGCACGGTGATTACCCTGGAAGGAGAGGGCGAGCACTCGAAGCTGACAATCTATTTTCCGAAGGTGGGGAAGCGGAAATTGGTCGCCAAGTACGCCAACCTCGAACTTCTGTAG
- the glmS gene encoding glutamine--fructose-6-phosphate transaminase (isomerizing), translated as MCGIVGYVGHREVVPLLVDGLRRLEYRGYDSAGIAVAKNGHIDTLKAEGKLDRLVEKIDAQPLSGSHGLGHTRWATHGAPNERNAHPVLDSRGRIAIIHNGIIENFLTLKQQLQKAGWTFTSETDTEVVANLVSSLFEGDLATAVDAARRQLVGMYAFAAMAVGAENEIVAARQGPPLVLGLGDEEQFLASDPAALLAYTRRVLFLENGDRARLLPNSIEVVDREGEAVERPEQVLNWDPIQTEKGGYKHFMAKEIHEQPQALQDTFAGRVDFVRGGAQLDDFALSEADLQTLDRIHLVACGTSWHAAQTGKFILQELAKIPAEVDYGSEYRYRDPIVDDSVLAIGISQSGETADTLASMETARERGAKLVAICNVLGSQATRISDGVIYTHAGPEIGVASTKAFTTQLVAIYLLGLHLRQLRGLELAPELTADLAHLPKAVDDVLRQEDEIAELGRHYARAENFLYLGRGVNYPIALEGALKLKEISYIHAEGYPAGEMKHGPIALIDEDVPVVALATGDRVFDKVVSNMQQVKARDGQVIAVTDRDPAELDGVADSVIRVPRISRLLQPIVNVIPLQLLAYHIGVRRGADVDQPRNLAKSVTVE; from the coding sequence GTGTGCGGGATCGTCGGATACGTCGGCCACCGCGAGGTGGTCCCCCTACTGGTCGATGGCCTGCGGCGGCTCGAGTACCGCGGCTACGACTCCGCCGGTATCGCCGTGGCCAAGAACGGCCACATCGATACCCTCAAAGCCGAGGGCAAGCTCGACCGCTTGGTCGAGAAGATCGACGCTCAGCCCCTTTCCGGCAGCCACGGTCTGGGCCACACCCGCTGGGCCACCCACGGCGCACCGAATGAACGCAACGCCCACCCGGTGCTCGACAGCCGCGGGCGCATCGCCATCATCCACAACGGCATCATCGAGAACTTCCTGACGCTGAAACAGCAGCTCCAAAAGGCGGGCTGGACCTTCACCTCGGAGACCGACACGGAGGTGGTGGCCAACCTGGTGTCGTCCCTCTTTGAAGGCGACCTGGCCACCGCCGTCGACGCCGCCCGCCGGCAACTGGTGGGAATGTACGCCTTCGCGGCGATGGCGGTGGGCGCCGAGAATGAGATCGTCGCCGCCCGCCAGGGTCCGCCGCTGGTGCTCGGCCTGGGCGACGAGGAGCAGTTCCTCGCCTCGGATCCCGCCGCCCTCCTCGCCTACACGCGGCGGGTACTCTTTCTCGAAAACGGCGACCGCGCCCGGCTGCTGCCGAACTCGATCGAAGTGGTGGACCGCGAAGGCGAAGCCGTCGAACGGCCGGAACAGGTGCTCAACTGGGACCCCATCCAAACCGAGAAGGGCGGCTACAAGCACTTCATGGCGAAGGAGATTCACGAGCAGCCGCAGGCTCTCCAGGACACCTTCGCCGGGCGCGTCGACTTCGTGCGGGGCGGTGCCCAGCTCGACGACTTCGCCCTCTCGGAGGCCGACCTTCAAACCCTCGACCGCATTCACTTGGTGGCCTGCGGCACCTCCTGGCACGCCGCCCAGACGGGTAAGTTCATCCTCCAGGAGCTGGCGAAGATCCCCGCCGAGGTGGACTACGGCTCCGAGTACCGCTACCGCGACCCGATCGTCGACGATTCGGTGCTCGCCATCGGCATCTCCCAGTCCGGCGAGACGGCGGACACTCTGGCTTCGATGGAGACGGCGCGCGAGCGCGGCGCCAAGCTGGTCGCCATCTGCAACGTCCTCGGCAGCCAGGCGACGCGCATCAGCGACGGCGTGATCTACACCCACGCCGGGCCGGAGATCGGCGTCGCTTCGACCAAGGCGTTCACCACCCAGCTCGTCGCCATCTACTTGCTCGGCCTGCATCTGCGGCAACTGCGCGGCCTGGAACTGGCGCCGGAGCTGACGGCGGATCTCGCCCACCTGCCGAAGGCGGTGGACGATGTGCTCCGCCAGGAAGACGAGATCGCCGAACTGGGGCGGCACTATGCACGGGCGGAGAACTTTCTCTACCTGGGTCGCGGGGTGAATTACCCGATCGCCCTCGAAGGCGCCCTGAAGCTGAAGGAAATCTCCTACATCCACGCCGAGGGCTACCCCGCCGGCGAGATGAAGCACGGCCCCATCGCCCTGATCGACGAAGATGTACCGGTAGTGGCGCTGGCGACCGGCGACCGGGTGTTCGACAAGGTGGTGAGCAACATGCAGCAGGTCAAGGCCCGCGACGGCCAGGTGATCGCCGTGACGGACCGCGATCCGGCGGAGCTGGACGGCGTGGCCGACTCGGTGATCCGGGTACCCAGGATTTCGCGCCTGCTGCAACCGATCGTCAACGTGATTCCGCTACAGCTTCTGGCGTACCACATCGGCGTGCGACGCGGCGCCGACGTCGATCAGCCGCGCAACCTGGCAAAGAGCGTCACCGTCGAGTAG
- the glmU gene encoding bifunctional UDP-N-acetylglucosamine diphosphorylase/glucosamine-1-phosphate N-acetyltransferase GlmU: MNEHTHSPSAGGSSPPPIGPPRIAVVLAAGKGTRMGGDRPKVLHRAGGRALVSWAVQAARVAGCREILVVVGHGAEAVRQELTAAGDADDLRWVEQREQRGTGHALAQAEPLVASPATLLVMPGDAPLVTAATLDALARRVESGEAWGALAVADLAEPASLGRVLSLGGEGRQLDRIVEAADATAEELAVTTVNTGFYALPAPEIFDYLRRLGTDNAQGELYLTDAPGAARENGETVALHRLEDPSETLGVNRRSELAQVHRRLVDRKIESLMTAGVTVLEPARTVIEDSVEVGLDTVLHPGVHLLGRTVVGAGCEIHAGCWISDSALGDGVEALPYSVLDGARLENEVLVGPFARLRPGAHLAAGSRVGNFVEVKNARLGPGAKAGHLAYLGDAEVGAGANIGAGVVTCNYDGRAKHRTTIGDRAFVGSDTMLVAPVEVGPGATTAAGSVIHQDVPEGNLGVGRARQRNIPGWRERQARKANEED, encoded by the coding sequence ATGAACGAGCATACCCACTCGCCGTCCGCCGGCGGTAGCTCGCCGCCGCCCATCGGCCCACCACGCATTGCCGTCGTACTCGCCGCAGGCAAGGGCACCCGCATGGGTGGCGACCGGCCCAAGGTACTCCACCGGGCCGGCGGCAGGGCACTGGTCTCCTGGGCTGTCCAGGCGGCGCGCGTTGCCGGCTGCCGGGAGATCCTGGTGGTGGTGGGCCACGGCGCCGAGGCGGTACGCCAGGAGCTGACGGCTGCCGGCGACGCGGACGATCTCCGCTGGGTGGAGCAGCGAGAGCAGCGCGGAACCGGCCACGCCCTGGCCCAAGCGGAGCCGCTCGTCGCCTCCCCGGCGACCCTGCTGGTGATGCCCGGCGACGCTCCGCTGGTGACCGCCGCCACCCTCGACGCCCTCGCCCGGAGGGTGGAGAGCGGCGAGGCCTGGGGCGCCCTGGCGGTGGCCGATCTGGCAGAGCCCGCATCCCTCGGCCGGGTGCTGTCCCTCGGCGGCGAGGGCCGCCAACTCGACCGCATCGTCGAAGCCGCCGACGCCACCGCCGAGGAACTGGCGGTGACCACCGTCAACACCGGGTTTTACGCTCTGCCGGCGCCGGAGATCTTCGACTACCTGCGCCGCCTCGGCACCGACAATGCCCAGGGCGAGCTGTACCTGACGGACGCCCCCGGCGCCGCCCGCGAGAACGGTGAGACGGTGGCCCTCCACCGCCTGGAAGATCCTTCCGAGACCCTCGGGGTCAACCGCCGGAGCGAGCTGGCACAGGTCCATCGCCGCCTGGTCGACCGCAAGATCGAATCCTTGATGACCGCCGGCGTGACGGTGCTCGAGCCGGCCCGCACGGTGATCGAGGACAGCGTTGAAGTGGGTCTCGACACGGTGCTGCACCCGGGGGTCCACCTGCTCGGGCGCACCGTCGTCGGCGCCGGCTGTGAGATCCACGCCGGCTGCTGGATCTCCGACAGCGCCCTGGGCGACGGCGTGGAGGCGCTGCCCTACAGCGTGCTCGACGGCGCGCGGCTGGAGAACGAGGTCCTGGTGGGCCCCTTCGCTCGGCTGCGGCCGGGAGCCCACCTCGCTGCCGGCAGCCGGGTGGGCAATTTCGTCGAGGTCAAGAACGCCCGCCTCGGTCCCGGCGCCAAGGCCGGGCACCTGGCCTACCTGGGCGATGCGGAGGTGGGCGCCGGCGCCAACATCGGCGCCGGGGTGGTGACCTGCAACTACGACGGCCGCGCCAAGCATCGCACCACCATCGGCGACCGGGCCTTCGTCGGAAGCGATACGATGTTGGTGGCGCCGGTCGAGGTCGGCCCGGGCGCCACCACCGCCGCCGGCTCCGTGATCCACCAGGACGTCCCCGAAGGCAACCTCGGCGTCGGTCGTGCAAGGCAGAGGAACATTCCCGGCTGGCGCGAACGCCAGGCCCGCAAAGCGAACGAGGAGGACTGA